One Capsicum annuum cultivar UCD-10X-F1 chromosome 2, UCD10Xv1.1, whole genome shotgun sequence genomic window carries:
- the LOC107859432 gene encoding PAP-specific phosphatase HAL2-like, with protein sequence MSTTTTLSFPTKLPHTLVHSKIPNNVFQKNQILGNLSFCSKKICQLGFTSQVSSSQANIVSAMGEDCKLEVSSMNNSEGYSKELEIAVRAVHMACLLCQRVQENLLSESSQLVHSKDDNSPVTIADWSVQAIVSWILSEAFGSENVCIVAEEDVEVLSTAGAVGLLDAVVRTVNECLAYAPRFGLKGPSADLNAKAVLESINRCSLAGARGSKFWVLDPVDGTLGFVRGDQYAIALALIEDGEPVLGVLGCPNYPMKKEWLSYQNGYRRILSRLTSRTSESSDKGSVLYAMKGGGKAWMQPLLCVKNNFVWPNSAREIRVSSIDNPALATFCEPVEKANSSHSFTAGLAHSVGLRNQPLRVYSMVKYAAIARGDAEIYMKFARAGYKEKIWDHAAGVLIIEEAGGVVTDAGGSPLDFSKGEYLEGLDRGIIACAGANLHDKIIRAVDASWNSSSL encoded by the exons ATGTCTACTACTACTACTCTTAGCTTTCCAACCAAACTCCCACATACTTTAGTCCATTCTAAGATACCTAATAATGTTTTCCAGAAAAACCAAATACTAGGAAATCTCTCCTTTTGTTCCAAGAAAATTTGTCAATTGGGTTTCACTTCTCAAGTGAGTAGTAGTCAAGCGAATATTGTGTCAGCAATGGGTGAAGATTGCAAATTGGAAGTTAGTTCGATGAATAACTCAGAAGGGTATTCTAAAGAATTGGAAATTGCTGTAAGAGCTGTACATATGGCTTGCTTGCTTTGCCAGAGAGTTCAAGAAAATTTGCTGTCAGAAAGCTCTCAGCTTGTCCATTCTAAGGATGATAACTCTCCTGTCACAATTGCAG aTTGGAGCGTCCAAGCAATTGTCAGCTGGATACTGTCTGAGGCTTTTGGCAGTGAGAACGTCTGTATTGTTGCTGAAGAAGATGTTGAAGTGCTTTCAACGGCTGGCGCGGTTGGCCTGTTAGATGCAGTAGTAAGAACTGTGAATGAGTGTCTAGCCTATGCACCCCGTTTTGGACTGAAAGGTCCTAGTGCTGATCTTAATGCTAAAGCTGTTCTTGAGTCCATAAATCGGTGCAGCTTGGCAGGTGCCAGAGGTAGCAAGTTTTGGGTACTGGATCCTGTTGACGGAACATTGGGTTTTGTACGTGGAGATCAATATGCCATTGCTTTGGCATTGATAGAAGATGGAGAACCTGTGCTTGGGGTTCTTGGATGTCCTAATTACCCTATGAAGAAGGAATGGCTTAGTTATCAAAATGGTTATAGGAGAATCTTATCTAGGTTGACCTCCCGTACCTCTGAATCTTCGGATAAAGGTTCTGTACTTTATGCAATGAAAGGTGGTGGCAAGGCTTGGATGCAACCGCTACTCTGTGTAAAAAATAACTTTGTGTGGCCAAACTCTGCAAGGGAAATCAGAGTATCCTCCATCGATAACCCAGCACTGGCTACGTTTTGTGAACCAGTTGAGAAGGCAAATTCAAGTCATTCATTCACAGCAGGACTGGCTCATAGTGTTGGACTAAG GAACCAGCCATTACGTGTATATAGCATGGTAAAGTATGCAGCCATTGCTCGAGGAGATGCtgagatatacatgaaatttGCGAGGGCTGGTTACAAGGAGAAAATATGGGACCATGCAGCTGGTGTTCTTATTATTGAAGAAGCCGGTGGAGTGGTGACGGATGCAGGAGGGAGTCCACTAGACTTCTCGAAAGGTGAATACTTAGAAGGACTTGATCGTGGTATAATTGCTTGCGCTGGAGCCAATCTGCACGACAAGATCATCCGGGCTGTGGATGCTAGCTGGAACTCCTCTAGCCTTTAA